One Electrophorus electricus isolate fEleEle1 chromosome 10, fEleEle1.pri, whole genome shotgun sequence genomic region harbors:
- the yrdc gene encoding yrdC domain-containing protein, mitochondrial isoform X1, whose amino-acid sequence MSLYGFVRTLFLSHVYPHNLARIEAMCKELKATVLRLLPQASNGPLSQIGDKQDRLQILKSTAKALKDGNVVAVPTDTIYGLACLAQNSAAIEKLYNIKGRNVNKPLAICVGEVQDIYKYCKVVVKEELLNDLFPGPVTLVLERSATLNSDLNPFTKLVGVRIPDHPFIRRLCQMCNEPLALTSANVSNQASTVAVHEFEELWPSLAVVVDGGPIADQSRLGSTVVDLSVPDKYRIIRTGCACLATVDVLENKCGLSKDYFS is encoded by the exons ATGAGCTTGTACGGTTTTGTTCGTACTTTATTTTTATCACATGTATACCCTCATAACCTGGCCAGGATAGAAGCTATGTGTAAAGAACTTAAGGCAACGGTTCTACGTTTATTACCGCAAGCTTCAAATGGGCCACTGTCGCAAATCGGGGACAAACAAG ATAGACTACAAATCCTGAAATCAACAGCAAAGGCGTTAAAAGATGGAAACGTTGTGGCAGTTCCTACAGACACAATTTATGGTTTGGCTTGCTTGGCTCAAAACTCAGCAGCCATTGAGAAGTTGTATAATATCAAAGGGAGAAATGTCAATAAACCTTTAGCCATTTGTGTCGGAGAAGTACAAGACATATATAA GTATTGTAAAGTGGTTGTAAAAGAAGAGCTTCTTAATGATCTGTTTCCTGGTCCAGTAACACTGGTCCTTGAAAGGTCTGCCACACTGAACTCGGACCTCAATCCATTTACTAAG CTTGTAGGAGTCCGCATCCCAGACCACCCATTTATAAGACGCTTGTGTCAGATGTGTAATGAGCCACTTGCTCTAACAAGTGCTAATGTTAGTAATCAGGCCAGCACTGTTGCTGTTCAT GAGTTTGAGGAACTGTGGCCAAGCCTGGCCGTTGTAGTAGATGGTGGACCTATTGCAGACCAGAGTCGCCTGGGCTCAACAGTGGTAGACCTCTCTGTCCCTGACAAATATCGTATCATAAGAACTGGCTG cGCATGTTTGGCCACAGTTGATGTACTTGAGAACAAATGTGGATTATCAAAGGATTATTTTAGTTAA
- the yrdc gene encoding yrdC domain-containing protein, mitochondrial isoform X2, with translation MSLYGFVRTLFLSHVYPHNLARIEAMCKELKATVLRLLPQASNGPLSQIGDKQDRLQILKSTAKALKDGNVVAVPTDTIYGLACLAQNSAAIEKLYNIKGRNVNKPLAICVGEVQDIYKYCKVVVKEELLNDLFPGPVTLVLERSATLNSDLNPFTKEFEELWPSLAVVVDGGPIADQSRLGSTVVDLSVPDKYRIIRTGCACLATVDVLENKCGLSKDYFS, from the exons ATGAGCTTGTACGGTTTTGTTCGTACTTTATTTTTATCACATGTATACCCTCATAACCTGGCCAGGATAGAAGCTATGTGTAAAGAACTTAAGGCAACGGTTCTACGTTTATTACCGCAAGCTTCAAATGGGCCACTGTCGCAAATCGGGGACAAACAAG ATAGACTACAAATCCTGAAATCAACAGCAAAGGCGTTAAAAGATGGAAACGTTGTGGCAGTTCCTACAGACACAATTTATGGTTTGGCTTGCTTGGCTCAAAACTCAGCAGCCATTGAGAAGTTGTATAATATCAAAGGGAGAAATGTCAATAAACCTTTAGCCATTTGTGTCGGAGAAGTACAAGACATATATAA GTATTGTAAAGTGGTTGTAAAAGAAGAGCTTCTTAATGATCTGTTTCCTGGTCCAGTAACACTGGTCCTTGAAAGGTCTGCCACACTGAACTCGGACCTCAATCCATTTACTAAG GAGTTTGAGGAACTGTGGCCAAGCCTGGCCGTTGTAGTAGATGGTGGACCTATTGCAGACCAGAGTCGCCTGGGCTCAACAGTGGTAGACCTCTCTGTCCCTGACAAATATCGTATCATAAGAACTGGCTG cGCATGTTTGGCCACAGTTGATGTACTTGAGAACAAATGTGGATTATCAAAGGATTATTTTAGTTAA